One window from the genome of Pyxicephalus adspersus chromosome 6, UCB_Pads_2.0, whole genome shotgun sequence encodes:
- the MYT1 gene encoding myelin transcription factor 1 isoform X4 codes for MNVDHDDKRTRTRSKIRGIPVEIIGQDLSCPTPGCIGSGHISGKYARHRSLQNCPLARKRKLKDTETEQLPSSKRKSHPLKLAMDEGYNMDSDGSEETEVKDEESGTEDSEGTLVETEEESESTEPKETPSPEPREAENSSTKETYEDQPSNNETPTKATYSSYQEIIANSLLNLGQIAKETLVSEGHLPESELETPKPSSGVVQIVQPEVEEATVEEVCDKEIIIQTEDAEEVIEVTSERSSESCLEPREDVNSEETCKKDMEDEDEDEEDDDIDEEDDDDLDGDEEEEQTSEMMTQDAPHASQGSPKIHCEGQFSPKPEYSVIVEVRSDDDKDDDNHSQKSAVTDESEMYDMMTRGNLGLLEQAIALKAEQVKVVREPSRVPTDNIKSFQSDEKQNRSIDTMRKSFYDAARPEKREIKCPTPGCDGTGHVTGLYPHHRSLSGCPHKDRIPPEILAMHENVLKCPTPGCTGQGHVNSNRNTHRSLSGCPIAAAEKLARSHEKQQQPGDLTKNNTNSDRILRPMCFVKQLEIPQYGSYRPNMVPATPRANLAKELEKYSKVTFDYASFDAQVFGKRLIAPKIQTSENSPKAFKSKPYPKASSPNHSPSSSYVKSTSSSSSGFDYTHDAEAAHMAATAILNLSTRCWEMPENLSTKQQDQPNKSMDIEVDENGTLDLSMNKHRKRESTFPSSSSCSSSPSMKSPEQSQRQNCTSATSSNMTSPQSSQTSRQDDWDGPIDYTKPNRQREEEPEESEPAGASFASSEADDQEMQEENFEDRKYPGDVTLSNFKLKFLSKDSKKELLTCPTPGCDGSGHITGNYASHRRCPTPGCDGSGHITGNYASHRSLSGCPRAKKSGMKVTPTKDDKDDPELLKCPVPGCDGLGHISGKYASHRSASGCPLAARRQKEGTLNGSAFSWKSLKNEGPTCPTPGCDGSGHANGSFLTHRSLSGCPRASFASKKGKLSGDELLGTKFKTSDVLENDEEIKQLNKEINELTESNTEMEADMVNLQSQITSMEKNLKNIEEENKVIEEQNEALFVELSGLSQALIRSLTNIRLPHLEPISEQNFDAYVNTLTDMYSNKECYQNPENKALLETIKQAVKGIQV; via the exons ATGAATGTAGACCATGATGATAAAAGGACACGCACACGATCCAAAATCAGAG GTATCCCAGTTGAAATTATTGGACAGGATTTAAG CTGTCCAACCCCAGGCTGTATTGGCTCAGGACACATCAGTGGGAAATACGCACGACACAGAAG TTTACAGAACTGCCCCCTGGCCCGAAAACGCAAGCTGAAAGACACAGAGACTGAGCAGCTCCCATCATCAAAGAGGAAGTCCCATCCTCTCAAACTGGCCATGGATGAGGGTTACAACATGGACAGTGATGGCAGCGAAGAGACAGAAGTAAAAGATGAGGAATCAGGAACAGAGGATTCAGAAGGGACACTAGTAGAAACAGAAGAGGAATCTGAAAGCACTGAACCCAAAGAGACTCCCAGCCCTGAGCCCAGAGAAG CTGAAAACTCTTCCACGAAAGAGACCTATGAAGATCAACCATCAAACAACGAGACACCCACAAAAGCCACTTATAGCAGTTATCAAGAAATCATTGCCAATTCGCTCCTAAATCTGGGCCAAATTGCAAAAGAGACCTTGGTGTCAGAAGGACATTTGCCAGAAAGTGAATTGGAGACCCCCAAACCGAGCTCTGGGGTGGTGCAGATTGTCCAGCCAGAGGTGGAGGAAGCGACGGTGGAGGAAGTATGTGACAAAGAGATCATCATCCAAACAGAAGATGCAGAAGAAGTCATTGAGGTGACCAGTGAAAGAAGCAGTGAATCATGTCTAGAGCCTCGAGAAGATGTCAACTCTGAGGAGACCTGCAAAAAGGACATGGAAGATGAGGATGAAGATGAAGAGGATGATGACATTGATGAAGAGGATGACGATGATTTAGATGGTGATGAAGAAGAAGAACAGACATCAGAGATGATGACACAAGATGCCCCCCATGCTTCTCAGGGCTCCCCAAAAATTCACTGTGAAGGACAGTTCAGCCCAAAACCTGAATACTCGGTCATTGTGGAAGTCAGGTCGGATGACGATAAAGATGACGACAACCACTCTCAAAAATCAGCGGTGACTGATGAGTCTGAAATGTACGACATGATGACTCGAGGGAACCTGGGTCTTTTGGAACAAGCGATAGCTCTGAAGGCTGAACAAGTTAAAGTTGTGCGGGAACCTAGCAGGGTGCCGACGGACAACATTAAAAGCTTTCAATCTGATGAGAAGCAAAATAGATCAATAGACACCATGAGGAAAAGCTTTTATG atgcaGCAAGACCCGAAAAGCGAGAGATCAAATGCCCTACTCCAGGTTGTGATGGCACGGGCCATGTCACCGGCCTCTATCCCCATCACAGGAGCCTCTCAGGATGTCCTCACAAGGACAGGATCCCTCCAGAGA TCCTGGCCATGCATGAGAATGTATTAAAGTGTCCAACACCTGGATGTACAGGACAGGGTCATGTGAACAGCAACCGCAACACACACCGAAG tttatctggATGTCCTATCGCTGCAGCCGAAAAGTTGGCTCGGTCCCATGAGAAGCAACAACAGCCTGGAGATCTCaccaaaaataacacaaactCCGACAGGATACTCAG GCCCATGTGCTTCGTAAAGCAGCTGGAGATTCCTCAGTATGGCAGCTACAGACCCAATATGGTTCCTGCAACGCCAAGAGCCAATCTAGCCAAGGAACTGGAAAAGTACTCCAAGGTTACGTTCGATTATGCAAGTTTCGACGCTCAGGTTTTCGGCAAACGCCTGATTGCCCCAAAGATTCAAACAAGCGAAAACTCACCCAAAGCCTTTAAAT CTAAACCATATCCAAAGGCCTCATCCCCCAACCACAGCCCATCAAGCAGTTATGTTAAAAGcacttcttcttcctcctctggTTTTGACTACACCCATGATGCAGAGGCTGCTCACATGGCGGCGACAGCCATCTTAAACCTTTCCACCCGATGCTGGGAGATGCCAGAGAATCTTAGCACGAAACAGCAGGACCAGCCAAACAAA TCAATGGACATTGAAGTAGATGAAAATGGCACTTTGGATTTAAGCATGAACAAACACCGGAAACGGGAGAGCACATTTCCCAGTAGCAGCAGTTGCAGTAGCAGTCCCAGTATGAAATCCCCAGAACAGTCCCAACGCCAAAACTGCACAAGTGCCACCAGCAGCAACATGACGTCACCCCAGTCCAGCCAGACCTCCCGACAAGATGACTGGGATGGGCCCATCGACTACACCAAGCCAAATCGCCAGCGGGAAGAAGAGCCGGAAGAA TCTGAGCCCGCCGGCGCTTCTTTTGCTTCATCGGAAGCTGATGATCAAGAGATGCAGGAGGAGAACTTTGAAGACCGCAAATATCCTGGTGACGTCACGCTTAGCAACTTTAAACTGAAGTTTCTTTCCAAGGACAGCAAGAAAGAGCTACTGAC CTGTCCTACCCCAGGATGTGATGGCAGCGGTCACATCACAGGGAACTATGCCTCCCACCGCAG GTGCCCCACTCCAGGATGTGACGGGTCTGGACACATTACAGGGAATTATGCGTCTCATCGGAG CTTGTCAGGTTGTCCTCGTGCCAAGAAAAGCGGAATGAAGGTTACACCCACAAAAGATGACAAGGACGACCCAGAACTGCTGAA GTGTCCAGTGCCTGGCTGTGATGGACTGGGACACATCAGTGGAAAATATGCATCTCACCGCAGTGCATCCGGCTGCCCCTTAGCTGCTCGCAGGCAGAAAGAAGGAACACTCAACGGATCTGCCTTCTCCTGGAAGTCTCTGAAAAATGAGGGTCCCACCTGCCCAACCCCTGGCTGCGATGGATCAGGCCATGCAAATGGAAGCTTTTTAACCCACCGCAG ctTGTCTGGCTGTCCACGGGCTTCTTTTGCTTCCAAAAAGGGAAAACTCTCAGGTGATGAGCTTCtaggaactaaattcaaaaccAGTGATG TGTTGGAGAACGATGAAGAGATTAAACAACTAAACAAGGAGATTAACGAGCTCACAGAGTCCAACACCGAGATGGAAGCAGACATGGTGAACCTACAGTCTCAG ataacATCAATGGAGAAAAATCTCAAGAACATTGAAGAGGAAAACAAGGTCATTGAAGAGCAAAACGAGGCCCTATTTGTAGAACTTTCTGGACTAAGTCAGGCCCTCATACGAAGTCTTACCAACATTCGCCTTCCACACCTG GAGCCCATCAGTGAACAGAATTTCGATGCCTATGTCAACACCCTCACTGACATGTACAGTAACAAAGAGTGTTACCAAAACCCCGAGAACAAAGCTTTGCTTGAAACTATCAAACAAGCAGTTAAAGGTAttcaggtctaa
- the MYT1 gene encoding myelin transcription factor 1 isoform X1 yields MNVDHDDKRTRTRSKIRGIPVEIIGQDLSCPTPGCIGSGHISGKYARHRSLQNCPLARKRKLKDTETEQLPSSKRKSHPLKLAMDEGYNMDSDGSEETEVKDEESGTEDSEGTLVETEEESESTEPKETPSPEPREAENSSTKETYEDQPSNNETPTKATYSSYQEIIANSLLNLGQIAKETLVSEGHLPESELETPKPSSGVVQIVQPEVEEATVEEVCDKEIIIQTEDAEEVIEVTSERSSESCLEPREDVNSEETCKKDMEDEDEDEEDDDIDEEDDDDLDGDEEEEQTSEMMTQDAPHASQGSPKIHCEGQFSPKPEYSVIVEVRSDDDKDDDNHSQKSAVTDESEMYDMMTRGNLGLLEQAIALKAEQVKVVREPSRVPTDNIKSFQSDEKQNRSIDTMRKSFYDAARPEKREIKCPTPGCDGTGHVTGLYPHHRSLSGCPHKDRIPPEILAMHENVLKCPTPGCTGQGHVNSNRNTHRSLSGCPIAAAEKLARSHEKQQQPGDLTKNNTNSDRILRPMCFVKQLEIPQYGSYRPNMVPATPRANLAKELEKYSKVTFDYASFDAQVFGKRLIAPKIQTSENSPKAFKSKPYPKASSPNHSPSSSYVKSTSSSSSGFDYTHDAEAAHMAATAILNLSTRCWEMPENLSTKQQDQPNKSMDIEVDENGTLDLSMNKHRKRESTFPSSSSCSSSPSMKSPEQSQRQNCTSATSSNMTSPQSSQTSRQDDWDGPIDYTKPNRQREEEPEESEPAGASFASSEADDQEMQEENFEDRKYPGDVTLSNFKLKFLSKDSKKELLTYFAAQRDFRPVRDGGCASPKGGEAGKKAGALLNDCPTPGCDGSGHITGNYASHRSLSGCPLADKSLRNLMAAHSADLKCPTPGCDGSGHITGNYASHRSLSGCPRAKKSGMKVTPTKDDKDDPELLKCPVPGCDGLGHISGKYASHRSASGCPLAARRQKEGTLNGSAFSWKSLKNEGPTCPTPGCDGSGHANGSFLTHRSLSGCPRASFASKKGKLSGDELLGTKFKTSDVLENDEEIKQLNKEINELTESNTEMEADMVNLQSQITSMEKNLKNIEEENKVIEEQNEALFVELSGLSQALIRSLTNIRLPHLEPISEQNFDAYVNTLTDMYSNKECYQNPENKALLETIKQAVKGIQV; encoded by the exons ATGAATGTAGACCATGATGATAAAAGGACACGCACACGATCCAAAATCAGAG GTATCCCAGTTGAAATTATTGGACAGGATTTAAG CTGTCCAACCCCAGGCTGTATTGGCTCAGGACACATCAGTGGGAAATACGCACGACACAGAAG TTTACAGAACTGCCCCCTGGCCCGAAAACGCAAGCTGAAAGACACAGAGACTGAGCAGCTCCCATCATCAAAGAGGAAGTCCCATCCTCTCAAACTGGCCATGGATGAGGGTTACAACATGGACAGTGATGGCAGCGAAGAGACAGAAGTAAAAGATGAGGAATCAGGAACAGAGGATTCAGAAGGGACACTAGTAGAAACAGAAGAGGAATCTGAAAGCACTGAACCCAAAGAGACTCCCAGCCCTGAGCCCAGAGAAG CTGAAAACTCTTCCACGAAAGAGACCTATGAAGATCAACCATCAAACAACGAGACACCCACAAAAGCCACTTATAGCAGTTATCAAGAAATCATTGCCAATTCGCTCCTAAATCTGGGCCAAATTGCAAAAGAGACCTTGGTGTCAGAAGGACATTTGCCAGAAAGTGAATTGGAGACCCCCAAACCGAGCTCTGGGGTGGTGCAGATTGTCCAGCCAGAGGTGGAGGAAGCGACGGTGGAGGAAGTATGTGACAAAGAGATCATCATCCAAACAGAAGATGCAGAAGAAGTCATTGAGGTGACCAGTGAAAGAAGCAGTGAATCATGTCTAGAGCCTCGAGAAGATGTCAACTCTGAGGAGACCTGCAAAAAGGACATGGAAGATGAGGATGAAGATGAAGAGGATGATGACATTGATGAAGAGGATGACGATGATTTAGATGGTGATGAAGAAGAAGAACAGACATCAGAGATGATGACACAAGATGCCCCCCATGCTTCTCAGGGCTCCCCAAAAATTCACTGTGAAGGACAGTTCAGCCCAAAACCTGAATACTCGGTCATTGTGGAAGTCAGGTCGGATGACGATAAAGATGACGACAACCACTCTCAAAAATCAGCGGTGACTGATGAGTCTGAAATGTACGACATGATGACTCGAGGGAACCTGGGTCTTTTGGAACAAGCGATAGCTCTGAAGGCTGAACAAGTTAAAGTTGTGCGGGAACCTAGCAGGGTGCCGACGGACAACATTAAAAGCTTTCAATCTGATGAGAAGCAAAATAGATCAATAGACACCATGAGGAAAAGCTTTTATG atgcaGCAAGACCCGAAAAGCGAGAGATCAAATGCCCTACTCCAGGTTGTGATGGCACGGGCCATGTCACCGGCCTCTATCCCCATCACAGGAGCCTCTCAGGATGTCCTCACAAGGACAGGATCCCTCCAGAGA TCCTGGCCATGCATGAGAATGTATTAAAGTGTCCAACACCTGGATGTACAGGACAGGGTCATGTGAACAGCAACCGCAACACACACCGAAG tttatctggATGTCCTATCGCTGCAGCCGAAAAGTTGGCTCGGTCCCATGAGAAGCAACAACAGCCTGGAGATCTCaccaaaaataacacaaactCCGACAGGATACTCAG GCCCATGTGCTTCGTAAAGCAGCTGGAGATTCCTCAGTATGGCAGCTACAGACCCAATATGGTTCCTGCAACGCCAAGAGCCAATCTAGCCAAGGAACTGGAAAAGTACTCCAAGGTTACGTTCGATTATGCAAGTTTCGACGCTCAGGTTTTCGGCAAACGCCTGATTGCCCCAAAGATTCAAACAAGCGAAAACTCACCCAAAGCCTTTAAAT CTAAACCATATCCAAAGGCCTCATCCCCCAACCACAGCCCATCAAGCAGTTATGTTAAAAGcacttcttcttcctcctctggTTTTGACTACACCCATGATGCAGAGGCTGCTCACATGGCGGCGACAGCCATCTTAAACCTTTCCACCCGATGCTGGGAGATGCCAGAGAATCTTAGCACGAAACAGCAGGACCAGCCAAACAAA TCAATGGACATTGAAGTAGATGAAAATGGCACTTTGGATTTAAGCATGAACAAACACCGGAAACGGGAGAGCACATTTCCCAGTAGCAGCAGTTGCAGTAGCAGTCCCAGTATGAAATCCCCAGAACAGTCCCAACGCCAAAACTGCACAAGTGCCACCAGCAGCAACATGACGTCACCCCAGTCCAGCCAGACCTCCCGACAAGATGACTGGGATGGGCCCATCGACTACACCAAGCCAAATCGCCAGCGGGAAGAAGAGCCGGAAGAA TCTGAGCCCGCCGGCGCTTCTTTTGCTTCATCGGAAGCTGATGATCAAGAGATGCAGGAGGAGAACTTTGAAGACCGCAAATATCCTGGTGACGTCACGCTTAGCAACTTTAAACTGAAGTTTCTTTCCAAGGACAGCAAGAAAGAGCTACTGAC ATATTTTGCTGCTCAACGGGATTTTCGGCCAGTACGTGATGGGGGGTGCGCAAGTCCAAAAGGGGGAGAAGCTGGAAAAAAGGCAGGAGCTCTCCTGAATGA CTGTCCTACCCCAGGATGTGATGGCAGCGGTCACATCACAGGGAACTATGCCTCCCACCGCAG CCTTTCTGGTTGTCCTCTTGCTGACAAGAGTCTCAGAAATCTCATGGCTGCCCATTCTGCTGATCTCAA GTGCCCCACTCCAGGATGTGACGGGTCTGGACACATTACAGGGAATTATGCGTCTCATCGGAG CTTGTCAGGTTGTCCTCGTGCCAAGAAAAGCGGAATGAAGGTTACACCCACAAAAGATGACAAGGACGACCCAGAACTGCTGAA GTGTCCAGTGCCTGGCTGTGATGGACTGGGACACATCAGTGGAAAATATGCATCTCACCGCAGTGCATCCGGCTGCCCCTTAGCTGCTCGCAGGCAGAAAGAAGGAACACTCAACGGATCTGCCTTCTCCTGGAAGTCTCTGAAAAATGAGGGTCCCACCTGCCCAACCCCTGGCTGCGATGGATCAGGCCATGCAAATGGAAGCTTTTTAACCCACCGCAG ctTGTCTGGCTGTCCACGGGCTTCTTTTGCTTCCAAAAAGGGAAAACTCTCAGGTGATGAGCTTCtaggaactaaattcaaaaccAGTGATG TGTTGGAGAACGATGAAGAGATTAAACAACTAAACAAGGAGATTAACGAGCTCACAGAGTCCAACACCGAGATGGAAGCAGACATGGTGAACCTACAGTCTCAG ataacATCAATGGAGAAAAATCTCAAGAACATTGAAGAGGAAAACAAGGTCATTGAAGAGCAAAACGAGGCCCTATTTGTAGAACTTTCTGGACTAAGTCAGGCCCTCATACGAAGTCTTACCAACATTCGCCTTCCACACCTG GAGCCCATCAGTGAACAGAATTTCGATGCCTATGTCAACACCCTCACTGACATGTACAGTAACAAAGAGTGTTACCAAAACCCCGAGAACAAAGCTTTGCTTGAAACTATCAAACAAGCAGTTAAAGGTAttcaggtctaa
- the MYT1 gene encoding myelin transcription factor 1 isoform X3, whose protein sequence is MNVDHDDKRTRTRSKIRGIPVEIIGQDLSCPTPGCIGSGHISGKYARHRSLQNCPLARKRKLKDTETEQLPSSKRKSHPLKLAMDEGYNMDSDGSEETEVKDEESGTEDSEGTLVETEEESESTEPKETPSPEPREAENSSTKETYEDQPSNNETPTKATYSSYQEIIANSLLNLGQIAKETLVSEGHLPESELETPKPSSGVVQIVQPEVEEATVEEVCDKEIIIQTEDAEEVIEVTSERSSESCLEPREDVNSEETCKKDMEDEDEDEEDDDIDEEDDDDLDGDEEEEQTSEMMTQDAPHASQGSPKIHCEGQFSPKPEYSVIVEVRSDDDKDDDNHSQKSAVTDESEMYDMMTRGNLGLLEQAIALKAEQVKVVREPSRVPTDNIKSFQSDEKQNRSIDTMRKSFYDAARPEKREIKCPTPGCDGTGHVTGLYPHHRSLSGCPHKDRIPPEILAMHENVLKCPTPGCTGQGHVNSNRNTHRSLSGCPIAAAEKLARSHEKQQQPGDLTKNNTNSDRILRPMCFVKQLEIPQYGSYRPNMVPATPRANLAKELEKYSKVTFDYASFDAQVFGKRLIAPKIQTSENSPKAFKSKPYPKASSPNHSPSSSYVKSTSSSSSGFDYTHDAEAAHMAATAILNLSTRCWEMPENLSTKQQDQPNKSMDIEVDENGTLDLSMNKHRKRESTFPSSSSCSSSPSMKSPEQSQRQNCTSATSSNMTSPQSSQTSRQDDWDGPIDYTKPNRQREEEPEESEPAGASFASSEADDQEMQEENFEDRKYPGDVTLSNFKLKFLSKDSKKELLTCPTPGCDGSGHITGNYASHRSLSGCPLADKSLRNLMAAHSADLKCPTPGCDGSGHITGNYASHRSLSGCPRAKKSGMKVTPTKDDKDDPELLKCPVPGCDGLGHISGKYASHRSASGCPLAARRQKEGTLNGSAFSWKSLKNEGPTCPTPGCDGSGHANGSFLTHRSLSGCPRASFASKKGKLSGDELLGTKFKTSDVLENDEEIKQLNKEINELTESNTEMEADMVNLQSQITSMEKNLKNIEEENKVIEEQNEALFVELSGLSQALIRSLTNIRLPHLEPISEQNFDAYVNTLTDMYSNKECYQNPENKALLETIKQAVKGIQV, encoded by the exons ATGAATGTAGACCATGATGATAAAAGGACACGCACACGATCCAAAATCAGAG GTATCCCAGTTGAAATTATTGGACAGGATTTAAG CTGTCCAACCCCAGGCTGTATTGGCTCAGGACACATCAGTGGGAAATACGCACGACACAGAAG TTTACAGAACTGCCCCCTGGCCCGAAAACGCAAGCTGAAAGACACAGAGACTGAGCAGCTCCCATCATCAAAGAGGAAGTCCCATCCTCTCAAACTGGCCATGGATGAGGGTTACAACATGGACAGTGATGGCAGCGAAGAGACAGAAGTAAAAGATGAGGAATCAGGAACAGAGGATTCAGAAGGGACACTAGTAGAAACAGAAGAGGAATCTGAAAGCACTGAACCCAAAGAGACTCCCAGCCCTGAGCCCAGAGAAG CTGAAAACTCTTCCACGAAAGAGACCTATGAAGATCAACCATCAAACAACGAGACACCCACAAAAGCCACTTATAGCAGTTATCAAGAAATCATTGCCAATTCGCTCCTAAATCTGGGCCAAATTGCAAAAGAGACCTTGGTGTCAGAAGGACATTTGCCAGAAAGTGAATTGGAGACCCCCAAACCGAGCTCTGGGGTGGTGCAGATTGTCCAGCCAGAGGTGGAGGAAGCGACGGTGGAGGAAGTATGTGACAAAGAGATCATCATCCAAACAGAAGATGCAGAAGAAGTCATTGAGGTGACCAGTGAAAGAAGCAGTGAATCATGTCTAGAGCCTCGAGAAGATGTCAACTCTGAGGAGACCTGCAAAAAGGACATGGAAGATGAGGATGAAGATGAAGAGGATGATGACATTGATGAAGAGGATGACGATGATTTAGATGGTGATGAAGAAGAAGAACAGACATCAGAGATGATGACACAAGATGCCCCCCATGCTTCTCAGGGCTCCCCAAAAATTCACTGTGAAGGACAGTTCAGCCCAAAACCTGAATACTCGGTCATTGTGGAAGTCAGGTCGGATGACGATAAAGATGACGACAACCACTCTCAAAAATCAGCGGTGACTGATGAGTCTGAAATGTACGACATGATGACTCGAGGGAACCTGGGTCTTTTGGAACAAGCGATAGCTCTGAAGGCTGAACAAGTTAAAGTTGTGCGGGAACCTAGCAGGGTGCCGACGGACAACATTAAAAGCTTTCAATCTGATGAGAAGCAAAATAGATCAATAGACACCATGAGGAAAAGCTTTTATG atgcaGCAAGACCCGAAAAGCGAGAGATCAAATGCCCTACTCCAGGTTGTGATGGCACGGGCCATGTCACCGGCCTCTATCCCCATCACAGGAGCCTCTCAGGATGTCCTCACAAGGACAGGATCCCTCCAGAGA TCCTGGCCATGCATGAGAATGTATTAAAGTGTCCAACACCTGGATGTACAGGACAGGGTCATGTGAACAGCAACCGCAACACACACCGAAG tttatctggATGTCCTATCGCTGCAGCCGAAAAGTTGGCTCGGTCCCATGAGAAGCAACAACAGCCTGGAGATCTCaccaaaaataacacaaactCCGACAGGATACTCAG GCCCATGTGCTTCGTAAAGCAGCTGGAGATTCCTCAGTATGGCAGCTACAGACCCAATATGGTTCCTGCAACGCCAAGAGCCAATCTAGCCAAGGAACTGGAAAAGTACTCCAAGGTTACGTTCGATTATGCAAGTTTCGACGCTCAGGTTTTCGGCAAACGCCTGATTGCCCCAAAGATTCAAACAAGCGAAAACTCACCCAAAGCCTTTAAAT CTAAACCATATCCAAAGGCCTCATCCCCCAACCACAGCCCATCAAGCAGTTATGTTAAAAGcacttcttcttcctcctctggTTTTGACTACACCCATGATGCAGAGGCTGCTCACATGGCGGCGACAGCCATCTTAAACCTTTCCACCCGATGCTGGGAGATGCCAGAGAATCTTAGCACGAAACAGCAGGACCAGCCAAACAAA TCAATGGACATTGAAGTAGATGAAAATGGCACTTTGGATTTAAGCATGAACAAACACCGGAAACGGGAGAGCACATTTCCCAGTAGCAGCAGTTGCAGTAGCAGTCCCAGTATGAAATCCCCAGAACAGTCCCAACGCCAAAACTGCACAAGTGCCACCAGCAGCAACATGACGTCACCCCAGTCCAGCCAGACCTCCCGACAAGATGACTGGGATGGGCCCATCGACTACACCAAGCCAAATCGCCAGCGGGAAGAAGAGCCGGAAGAA TCTGAGCCCGCCGGCGCTTCTTTTGCTTCATCGGAAGCTGATGATCAAGAGATGCAGGAGGAGAACTTTGAAGACCGCAAATATCCTGGTGACGTCACGCTTAGCAACTTTAAACTGAAGTTTCTTTCCAAGGACAGCAAGAAAGAGCTACTGAC CTGTCCTACCCCAGGATGTGATGGCAGCGGTCACATCACAGGGAACTATGCCTCCCACCGCAG CCTTTCTGGTTGTCCTCTTGCTGACAAGAGTCTCAGAAATCTCATGGCTGCCCATTCTGCTGATCTCAA GTGCCCCACTCCAGGATGTGACGGGTCTGGACACATTACAGGGAATTATGCGTCTCATCGGAG CTTGTCAGGTTGTCCTCGTGCCAAGAAAAGCGGAATGAAGGTTACACCCACAAAAGATGACAAGGACGACCCAGAACTGCTGAA GTGTCCAGTGCCTGGCTGTGATGGACTGGGACACATCAGTGGAAAATATGCATCTCACCGCAGTGCATCCGGCTGCCCCTTAGCTGCTCGCAGGCAGAAAGAAGGAACACTCAACGGATCTGCCTTCTCCTGGAAGTCTCTGAAAAATGAGGGTCCCACCTGCCCAACCCCTGGCTGCGATGGATCAGGCCATGCAAATGGAAGCTTTTTAACCCACCGCAG ctTGTCTGGCTGTCCACGGGCTTCTTTTGCTTCCAAAAAGGGAAAACTCTCAGGTGATGAGCTTCtaggaactaaattcaaaaccAGTGATG TGTTGGAGAACGATGAAGAGATTAAACAACTAAACAAGGAGATTAACGAGCTCACAGAGTCCAACACCGAGATGGAAGCAGACATGGTGAACCTACAGTCTCAG ataacATCAATGGAGAAAAATCTCAAGAACATTGAAGAGGAAAACAAGGTCATTGAAGAGCAAAACGAGGCCCTATTTGTAGAACTTTCTGGACTAAGTCAGGCCCTCATACGAAGTCTTACCAACATTCGCCTTCCACACCTG GAGCCCATCAGTGAACAGAATTTCGATGCCTATGTCAACACCCTCACTGACATGTACAGTAACAAAGAGTGTTACCAAAACCCCGAGAACAAAGCTTTGCTTGAAACTATCAAACAAGCAGTTAAAGGTAttcaggtctaa